Proteins encoded by one window of Brienomyrus brachyistius isolate T26 chromosome 1, BBRACH_0.4, whole genome shotgun sequence:
- the LOC125738792 gene encoding suppressor of tumorigenicity 7 protein homolog isoform X4, producing the protein MVPSAESAAPSPAMFGTESSLSMFLNTLTPKFYVALTGTSSLISGLILIFEWWYFRKYGTSFIEQVSVSHLRPLLGGVDNSSPSNSNPSNSDADSSRQSVSECKVWRNPLNLFRGAEYNRYTWVTGREPLTYYDMNLSAQDHQTFFTCDSDHLRPADAIMQKAWRERNPQARISAAHEALDIEDCATAYILLAEEEATTIVEAEKLFKQALKAGEGCYRRSQQTQHHGTQHETQHRRDTNVLVYIKRRLAMCSRKLGRTREAVKMMRDLMKEFPLLSMFNIHENLLESLLELQAYADVQAVLAKYDDISLPKSATICYTAALLKARAVSDKFSPEAASRRGLSPAEMNAVEAIHRAVEFNPHVPKYLLEMKSLILPPEHILKRGDSEAIAYAFFHLQHWKRVEGALNLLHCTWEGTFRMIPYPLEKGHLFYPYPVCTETADRELLPTVFHEVSVYPKKELPFFILFTAGLCSFTAMLALLTHQFPELMGVFAKAFLSTLFAPLNFIMEKVENILPSSLWHQLTRI; encoded by the exons CGCCCAGCCCAGCCATGTTCGGCACTGAATCTTCAC TGAGCATGTTCCTCAACACCTTAACCCCCAAGTTCTACGTGGCTCTGACCGGAACATCATCCCTGATATCTGGTCTCATTCTG ATATTCGAATGGTGGTACTTTAGGAAGTACGGGACTTCCTTCATCGAGCAGGTGTCCGTTAGTCACTTACGCCCTCTGCTGGGGGGCGTCGATAACAGCTCACCCAGCAACTCCAATCCCAGCAACAGTGATGCAGATTCCAGTCGACAAAGTGTGTCAG AATGTAAGGTGTGGAGGAATCCACTGAATTTATTCAGGGGGGCAGAGTACAACAG gtACACATGGGTGACAGggagagagcctctcacctaCTACGACATGAACCTGTCTGCCCAGGACCACCAGACCTTCTTCACCTGCGACTCGGACCACCTGCGCCCCGCCGATGCCA TAATGCAGAAGGCCTGGAGAGAGAGGAACCCTCAGGCCAGGATCTCCGCCGCTCATGAAGCTCTGGACATAGAGGA CTGTGCCACTGCATACATCCTGCTGGCGGAGGAAGAGGCCACCACCATCGTGGAAGCCGAGAAGCTCTTTAAGCAGGCGCTGAAAGCTGGAGAGGGCTGCTACCGCCGCAGCCAGCAGACACAGCACCACGGCACACAGCACGAGACGCAGCACA GACGAGACACTAATGTCCTGGTGTATATTAAGAGGCGGCTCGCCATGTGCTCCCGGAAGCTGGGAAGAACACGGGAAGCTGTCAAGATGATGAGGGAT TTAATGAAGGAGTTCCCTCTCCTCAGTATGTTCAATATCCACGAAAACCTGCTGGAGTccctgctggagctgcaggcctaTGCAGACGTGCAGGCCGTCCTGGCCAAGTATGATG ATATTAGTTTACCCAAATCCGCAACAATATGCTACACAGCAGCGCTGTTGAAAGCCAGGGCTGTATCAGATAA GTTCTCCCCAGAGGCAGCGTCACGGCGAGGCTTGAGCCCGGCAGAGATGAACGCTGTTGAAGCCATACACAGAGCGGTGGAGTTTAACCCACATGTACCCAAA TACCTCTTAGAGATGAAAAGCTTAATTCTGCCCCCCGAGCACATCCTGAAGAGGGGTGACAGCGAGGCCATCGCATATGCCTTTTTTCACCTACAGCACTGGAAGAGGGTAGAGGGAGCACTCAACCTGCTGCACTGCACCTGGGAGGGCA CTTTCCGGATGATCCCATACCCCCTGGAGAAGGGCCATCTCTTCTACCCATACCCCGTCTGCACAGAGACAGCAGATCGAGAGCTGCTACCAA CAGTCTTCCACGAGGTGTCTGTCTACCCCAAGAAGGAGCTGCCCTTCTTCATCCTCTTCACGGCCGGCCTCTGCTCCTTCACTGCCATGCTGGCCCTACTCACTCACCAGTTCCCAGAGCTCATGGGGGTCTTTGCAAAGGCT TTCCTCAGCACCCTTTTTGCGCCACTGAACTTCATCATGGAGAAGGTGGAGAACATACTGCCATCCAGTCTGTGGCACCAGCTGACACGCATCTAG